One window of Microcoleus vaginatus PCC 9802 genomic DNA carries:
- a CDS encoding ATP-binding cassette domain-containing protein: MNTLPVVSIKNLNHSFGEGQLRKQTLFDINLEIYPGEIVLMTGPSGSGKTTLLTLIGALRSIQEGSLKILDQELRGTPKNKLVKIRRDIGYIFQGHNLLKCLSARQNVQMSLELHSHLSRQETNDKIEGMLQAVGLGERIDYYPDSLSGGQKQRVAIARALVSQPKLVLADEPTAALDSKSGRDVVEIMRGLAKEQHCTILLVTHDNRILDIADRIIHMEDGYLAQDTSTTAATGLLSGK, translated from the coding sequence ATGAATACTTTACCAGTTGTCTCAATTAAAAATCTCAATCATTCCTTCGGCGAAGGACAACTTCGCAAACAGACATTATTTGACATCAACCTCGAAATTTATCCGGGCGAAATCGTGCTGATGACTGGGCCTTCGGGGTCGGGTAAAACAACATTATTAACATTGATTGGAGCTTTGCGATCGATCCAAGAAGGTAGTCTGAAAATTCTCGACCAAGAATTGCGGGGAACGCCGAAAAATAAATTAGTTAAAATCCGTCGCGACATCGGCTATATTTTCCAAGGTCACAATTTGCTCAAATGCTTGAGTGCTAGGCAAAACGTGCAAATGTCTTTAGAACTGCACAGCCATCTTTCTCGCCAAGAAACTAATGATAAAATAGAGGGAATGCTGCAAGCTGTAGGCTTGGGAGAAAGAATAGATTATTACCCGGACAGTCTTTCGGGCGGCCAGAAACAAAGAGTTGCGATCGCCCGGGCATTAGTCAGCCAGCCGAAATTAGTATTAGCAGACGAACCCACAGCAGCACTCGACAGTAAATCAGGTCGAGATGTGGTAGAAATTATGCGAGGTTTGGCAAAAGAACAGCATTGCACTATTTTGCTGGTCACCCACGACAACCGCATTTTAGACATAGCCGATCGCATTATTCACATGGAAGACGGCTACCTCGCACAAGACACATCAACAACGGCGGCAACCGGCCTTCTTTCGGGAAAATAA